The proteins below are encoded in one region of Triticum aestivum cultivar Chinese Spring chromosome 1B, IWGSC CS RefSeq v2.1, whole genome shotgun sequence:
- the LOC123121301 gene encoding serine/threonine-protein kinase tricornered, whose translation MDSARSWFNKLQTREKSIGKKKDMPPSGKEGTDEAPSSATKQRVAAAKQYIEKHYKEQMKHLQDRKERRYSFERKLADANVSEEEQNNILKQFEKKETEYMRLQRHKMSAEDFDLLTVIGKGAFGEVRICREKTTGNVYAMKKLKKSEMLRRGQVEHVRAERNLLAEVDHHCIVKLYCSFQDNEFLYLIMEYLPGGDMMTLLMRKDTLTEDEARFYVGETVLAIEAIHRHNYIHRDIKPDNLLLDRYGHLRLSDFGLCKPLDYAAFPDLNEKDVTANRTSSAHGDGRQQTTPKRTQQEQLEHWQKNRRTLAYSTVGTPDYIAPEVLLKKGYGMECDWWSLGAIMYEMLVGYPPFYSDEPMTTCRKIVNWRTHLKFPEEARLTLDAKDLISRLLCSVDQRLGTKGAEEIKEHIWFNEVDWEKLYETEAAYLPQVTDELDTQNFEKFEESSDHSQASSKTGPWRKMLSSKDLNFVGYTYKNFELANDDEVLEMAGLKKKEKAKRPNVMSLFDEPEGEEQQQAAGEDDDDGEGSVRNRNTEPELTRSLSLPSPSADKHSLALPTD comes from the exons ATGGATTCTGCAAGGAGCTGGTTCAACAAGCTCCAAACGAGGGAGAAATCCATCGGCAAGAAGAAAGATATGCCTCCAAGTGGCAAGGAAGGGACCGATGAAGCACCTTCCAGCGCGACGAAGCAAAGGGTCGCCGCGGCAAAGCAGTACATTGAGAAGCACTACAAGGAGCAGATGAAACATCTACAGGACAGGAAAGAGAG ACGGTATAGTTTTGAAAGGAAGCTAGCAGATGCCAATGTGTCTGAGGAGGAGCAGAACAACATCCTGAAGCAATTTGAGAAGAAGGAGACAGAGTACATGCGTTTGCAGAGGCACAAAATGAGTGCCGAGGATTTTGACCTGCTGACAGTGATAGGGAAAGGAGCATTTGGTGAG GTTAGGATCTGCAGAGAGAAGACCACAGGGAATGTCTACGCAATGAAGAAACTCAAGAAGTCAGAAATGCTTCGCCGAGGTCAG GTTGAGCATGTCAGAGCCGAAAGGAACCTCCTTGCCGAAGTGGACCACCATTGCATTGTGAAGCTGTATTGTTCATTCCAAGATAATGAATTTCTGTATCTCATAATGGAGTACCTTCCCGGAGGCGACATGATGACATTGCTGATGAGAAAAGACACATTGACCGAGGACGAGGCCAGGTTCTATGTCGGTGAAACAGTTCTCGCAATAGAAGCAATCCACAGGCACAACTACATCCACAG AGATATCAAGCCTGATAATCTGCTCCTAGATAGATATGGCCACTTGAGACTATCCGATTTTGGGCTATGCAAACCGCTTGACTATGCAGCCTTCCCTGACTTGAATGAGAAGGATGTCACGGCTAATAGAACATCATCGGCTCATGGTGATGGAAGACAGCAAACTACGCCGAAACGCACACAGCAAGAACAGCTGGAGCACTGGCAAAAGAACAGAAGAACTTTG GCTTACTCCACTGTTGGTACGCCCGACTACATTGCTCCAGAAGTTCTTCTGAAGAAAGGTTATGGGATGGAGTGCGATTG GTGGTCACTTGGtgctatcatgtatgaaatgctaGTGGGGTATCCCCCATTCTACTCGGATGAACCTATGACAACTTGCAGAAAG ATTGTGAACTGGAGAACTCACCTTAAATTTCCGGAAGAAGCACGGCTAACGCTGGATGCAAAAGATCTAATAAGTAGACTCTTATGCAGCGTTGACCAACGCCTCGGTACAAAAGGTGCAGAGGAAATTAAG GAGCACATCTGGTTTAATGAAGTAGACTGGGAGAAATTATATGAAACCGAAGCTGCATATTTACCTCAAGTAACGGATGAGTTGGACACTCAGAATTTTGAGAAATTTGAAGAG TCTTCGGATCATTCTCAAGCTTCATCAAAGACAGGCCCTTGGAGGAAG ATGCTTTCATCAAAGGACCTGAATTTCGTGGGCTATACTTACAAGAACTTTGAACTTGCGAATGATGATGAAGTTCTTGAAATGG CTGgtctgaagaagaaggagaaggcgaagagACCAAACGTCATGTCCCTCTTCG ATGAGCCTGAAGGAGAGGAGCAGCAGCAAGCGGCcggcgaagacgacgacgacggcgaaggCAGCGTCCGGAACCGGAACACGGAGCCCGAGCTGACGAGGAGCCTCAGCTTGCCGTCCCCCTCCGCCGACAAGCACAGCCTCGCCTTACCAACGGATTAA
- the LOC123121303 gene encoding uncharacterized protein At1g03900 — protein MASLPEEEEAFEHTLLVVREVSVFKIPPRTTSGGYKCGEWLQTDKIWTGRLRVVSCGDRCEIRLEDPGSGDLFAACFVLPGQRDSAVETVLDSSRYFVLRIEDGRGKHAFVGLGFGERNEAFDFNVALSDHEKYVKREQDKETGGEEADDSQIDIHPAVNRRLKEGETIRINVKNKPSTRSGMLSSAGLSGGATEKPKASMLLAPPPGATGKLRSPLPPPPNDSASARMSSGPNAGTRASKEPTKKSIDPFSDISAIERSLPSSTELGQTKSTGAGWAAF, from the exons ATGGCGTCgttgccagaggaggaggaggccttcGAGCACACTCTGCTGGTGGTGCGCGAGGTGTCGGTGTTCAAGATCCCGCCGCGCACCACCAGCGGCGGCTACAAGTGCGGCGAGTGGCTGCAGACGGACAAGATCTGGACGGGCCGCCTCCGCGTGGTGTCGTGCGGCGACCGCTGCGAGATCCGGCTCGAGGACCCGGGCTCCGGGGACCTCTTCGCCGCCTGCTTCGTGCTGCCGGGCCAGAGGGACAGCGCCGTCGAGACCGTGCTCGACTCTTCGCGCTACTTCGTGCTCCGCATCGAGGACGGCAGGGGGAAGCATGCCTTCGTCGGCCTGGGCTTCGGCGAGCGCAATGAGGCCTTCGACTTCAACGTCGCCCTGTCGGATCACGAGAAGTATGTCAAGAGGGAGCAAGATAAGGAGACCGGCGGTGAGGAGGCAGACGACAGCCAGATCGATATCCACCCGGCGGTGAATCGCCGGCTCAAG GAAGGTGAAACGATTAGGATAAACGTGAAAAACAAGCCATCAACTAGAAGTGGCATGCTTTCCTCTGCTGGTTTATCTGGCGGGGCCACTGAAAAACCTAAAGCAAGCATGCTCCTTGCACCACCGCCAGGTGCAACCGGGAAGCTTCGGTCTCCGCTCCCACCTCCCCCTAACGACTCTGCATCTGCAAGAATGAGTTCTGGACCCAATGCTGGAACCAGGGCCTCAAAAGAACCTACCAAGAAAAGCATCGACCCCTTTTCAGATATTTCTGCTATAGAG CGAAGCCTACCCTCATCCACCGAACTGGGACAAACAAAAAGCACTGGTGCCGGATGGGCAGCATTTTGA